Part of the Flavobacterium alkalisoli genome is shown below.
TAGTTCATTGGGTTAGTTTAATTTGAGGGGAGAAAAATACCCCGTTGGGGTATTTTTCTTTCTAAATTGGCATCAATGTTGTAAAAGAGGATTTAATACTTTTTAACAAGTATTAACAAGTACCTTTTTTAGTAACTTTGAATTATTAACCAAATTCGCAGAATTTATGAAAACTTCTTACAAATTTATTTTAGCCTTTGTATTAGGAATTACCCTAACTAACTGTGCACCACATGTTCAACGTGTAAGTGAAGACAGTGTAACTGACCTTAGCGGAAGATGGAACGAAACAGATTCGCGCCTTACTGCCGAAGAAATTACTGCAGAGCTTATGTCTCACTCATGGTACAGCACTTATGCTTCCGAAAACGGAGGTAAAAAACCTGTTATTATTGTAGGTATGATTACCAACAAATCGCATGAGCATATTGCAACAGAAACGTTCTCTAAAGACATTGAAAAAGAAATCATCAATTCAGGAAGAATGAAACTGGTACAGGCAGGTTCTATGCGTGAGGAAATAAGGGCAGAAAGAGCCGATCAGCAAAACTATGCTTCACAATCTACCATGAAAAAATTCGGTCTTGAAAACGGTGCCGACTTTATGCTTCAGGGTACAATCAACTCTATTGTAGACCAGTACTCTAAAGAAAAAACAATCTATTACCAGATAGACCTTGAGCTTACTAACATTCAAACAAACGATAAAGTTTGGATTGGTGACAAAAAGATCAAAAAATATCTGGGTAACAAAAAAATGTAATCCCAACCCAAACAAATCATGAAAGCAACCAAAAACATACTTTTAATGCCGGCAAAACTGGCATTGCTACTGTTATTGATTAGCTTTCAATCCTGTAGTACCTACAACACTAAAACCGCAGACATTGAAAGCGACCTGTTTAACGGAGATTTTAGCAACGCAATAGCGAGCATCGAAAATAATAAATTTCTAAACAAAGACAGAAACAGACTTTTATACCTGCTTGAAAAAGGAAAAGTAGAACATCTTAACGGCAATTATGAAAACAGTAACGCCCTTTTAGAAGAGGCTTACATCATGATTGAAGACAGGATGACTAAAACAAATGTTGGCCAGGCCGTATCGGCAAAGTTTACTAACCCGATGGCCGAGCCTTATAAAGGTGAAGATTTTGAAAAGGTAACCATTCACTATTACAAAGCCTTAAACTATTTTCAGTTAGGACAACCTGCCGAAGCACTTGTGGAGGCAAAAAGGATTAACATAAAACTGTATGAGCTTAATGAAAAGTATAAAGAGAATAAGAACAAGTATAGCGAAGATGCCTTTTCACAAATTCTTCAGGGTATATTATATGAATCTACCGGCGATATAAACAATGCGTTTATTGCTTACAGAAATGCCGAAGAGATATATGCCCGCAACGGAGATCAGTTTTTTGGGGTACCTACCCCACTCCAACTGAAAAAAGACCTGATGCGTACCTCTAAGGCAATGGGCTTCCAGGAAGACTATGAAACTTATAGAAAAAAATTCGGTTTCCCGGAAGATCCAAAACCAACCCCTCCTGCAAAAACAACCAAAAAAGGTAAAGGCAAAAGCAAACCTGCTCCAGAGCCGGTAGCTGTTGCACAACCGGTAGCACCTGTTGCAACCGGAGAAGCTATTGTATTTTGGGAAAACGGACTAGGCCCTGCTAAAGACCAGATAGTTATTACCGCCAGTGGTGCAGATGGTTTCTTTTACGGCACCTACTATGACGGAGCTACTCAGGAAGAGATTTTTATCCCTATTCCGGTAGGTTTTGATATTGGGTCTGTAAATGCCATTGCTATCCCTAAATACCGCCAGAGGTACAGCTACTATTCAAGAGCAGCTGTAGAGGTTGGTAACGAAGATGTTACTTTTGAGCTTGCCCAGGACTTTTACCCTATAGCAAAACAGTGCCTGAAAGACAGGATGCTGCGTGAAACCATAGATCTTGTTGCAAGGTTTGCTACTAAAAAAGCAGCCAGCGCCGGCTTAGGTGCTTTAGGTAAAGAGCTTTTTGGTGATACCGCAGGAGATCTTATGAAATTAGGTGGTGATATTGCAGGGGCTGCTACAGAAAAGGCAGATACCCGTAACTGGCAAACGCTTCCGGCAACCATCAGTTATATTCGTGTTCCCCTACAGGAAGGTGAAAACAAGTTCCTTATCAAAAAACAGGGACCTCAGGGTATAGATACCGACACTTTGTACATCCCTTACAAAAAAGGATTGCAGATAGTAAATTACTTTGACCTTGGCAGGACTCAGTTATTACCGCCTCCGGGATCTGCAGCATCTCAGGCAGTAACAAAAACGGATACCCAGCTAAGTGAGGCAAGAACGTCTTTACTGGCTGCAAAATCGGATAAACCGGCTGATATACCTGCAAAAAATTCTATAAGCATCCCTGCCGAAACTACGCCATTAACTCCTGTAAAGGAAGGTATAACGGTAACAACAGTAGTAAACAATTATGTAAAAGCTGCCGGTGGTGAAGATAAGATTAAAGGTATAGAAACCATGGTAATGAAAACTTCATCGGTAAGCAGTTATGAAGGTAAAACTACTACTGTTACAATGGTTACTAAAATGGATAAAACCAATAACTGCTCTGTTAAAAGCTTTACAGACGGTCAGGAAAGTTTCTCTATGGTTGTGAATAACAATGGAGGTTATATGGTAATGGGGGGCTCACGTACTAAACTGGATAAAAAGACATATGATAACGTAAAAAACGGACGTAATTTTTACCAAAACTTTATTATCCCGTTAAGCGATCCTAATTCCAAGCTGGAAGGCATTACCTCCATCAACAATCAGGAAGCTTATGCTGTTAGTTATAAAGATGCTACTTACGGCACTAAAATGACCAATTATTATTGTACAAAAACGGGCCTTATTATTGCCAGTAATGCTAAAATTGACAACACAAGCAGTACATCATACTTTACCGATTACAGAGAAGTAAACGGAATTATGTTTCCTTTTAAAACAACAACGGCAACTAATGGTGTGTCATCTGAAATGGTAACTACAGAACTGTTAGTAAACCAAGGAGTTTATGAGACCGACTTCCAATAAAAAAACCACGCGTATGAAAAGAATTATTTTGCTGATTGTATTTGCTTTTGCTTCACATTTGGCAACAGCACAAACCGATAACGGATGGCAGCCGTGGCAAAAAACAAGCTGCTATTCTAAAATATCTTTCCGATTAAAGTATGACGGAAAGAATGGCGAACAGCATCACTGGAAAATCCAGTTTAAAAGTGATTACCAAAATCTTATTTCGTTTAACTATAATGTTACCGATAAGCTTCAGCAGTACACTATTACAACACATCGCAAGGCTTTGAATGCCAAACAGCAAAGTGATGAAATGGACATTTACACTAAAGAGGAAGACATCTTCCTGTTAGTAGATAAGGTAAGCATGACGCCTTATCCTGAGGACTTTATAGAGTGCGAATAAATTTCAAAAAACGTTATAAAAACTCCGTTCAACGGAGTTTTTTGCGTTTTGGTATATAATTTTAACAGTTATTTGCTTTCTTACAGGAAATTTATACTTTTACATTAAATAATAAGTCTTTACGCCTGTATGAAAATTGTCAAGTACCTTTTCCTTCTGCTATTGTTGGCTGCGGTTGCAGGAGCAGTATTCATAGCCACTCAAAACGGAAAGTATGACGTTACCCAGGAACTTATTATTAAAGCACCTAAAAATGTAGTTTACAGCTTTGTAAACGATTTTAAAAACTGGGAAAACTCAGGCATACTTACAAGAGATACTACAGCCGTTTATACTTTTTCGGATAATACCACAGGAGCAGGAACTTATACCAACTGGAAACTTGACAATAAAACCGGAAATGTAAAAACCATAAATTCTGCCGTAAATGATTCTATTTACCAAAATGCAGAGCTTAACGGACTACAATCTGAAGTATACTGGTCTTTTAAAGATACTTTAAAAGAAGCTACCAAAGTTACCCTTCGTATGAAAGGACAGCTAACCTTTATGGAAAAGGCCAATGCCATTTTAAAAGGTGGTGCCGATGAAAAAGCTTCAAAATTACTTACACACAGCCTTAACCGCATTAACTATATACTGGTAAACCGTATTAACTTTTTTGAAATTAAGGTTGATGAAATTGTTATAAGGGAATCAGCTTACTACATAGGTGACTCTACAACCTGTAAAATATCGGAAATGCCACAAAAAATGGCAGCGATGTTCCCTAAACTACAGGAATTTGTAACATCAAATAACATAGCTACAAAAGGCAAACCTTTTACTTACTTCCATACTTTTGATACTGATAAAGGCCTAACATCATTTACCGTATGCATACCGCTGGAAGATGAAATGCTTATATCTGACGGAAGTGAATTTAAGGCCGGTAAAATAAATCGATTTAATGCGCTTAAAACAACCTTAAAAGGCGACTACAAACACCTTAAAAAGGCTTGGGATGCTGCATTTAAACATATTGCAGACAATAAGCTTGAAGAGAATTTTGAACAGCCTTACCTGGAAGTATACACTAAAGGCCCGGCAGATTCAAAAGACCCTTCACAATGGGTTACCGATATCTACATACCTGTAGGCCCGGCATTACCTGAAGAGGTTGTTATAGAAGTACAGGATTCTACAGCTACTGTTACTGCCGTTGCACCAACTACAAATACAACGGTAAGAAAACCTGCCACTGTAAAGAAAAAGCCTGAGGTTACACCTATTAATGCACAGCCCGCTGCTGCACAACCTACAGCAACATTGCCTAAGACGGCTAAAAAAGATACAGCAACTGCTAAGAAAAAAGAGGTAGAAGATACCACAACAAAACCTTAGCAAGAACAATAATATCCCAACAGGGATACTAACTCTAACACCAAAAACAAAAAATCCCCTAAAGGGGATTTTTTAATGCTTTATAATGTGCTTTACTACTGTTTCGGCTGCATGAAGCCCAAACAGGGCCGGCATCCAGCTGTTAGTACCAAAGAATGATTTCTTAAAGTTTGAACCATCCGTCATTTTAAGACTGCTCTGATCCGGCTCTTCGGTAGAGAATACTACCTTAACCCCTTTAGAAATACCTTCCTTTTTAAGACGCTTTCTTATATTTTTTGCCAACGGACAATATTCTGTCTTGCTAATATCAGATACCTTTACCTTAGAGGCTAAATATTTGCCTCCTGCGCCCATATTACTTATAATCTTAACCTTTTTACGCTTAGCAGCTAAAATAAGGTTTAATTTAGGCGTAATGCTGTCAATACAGTCAAGCACATAATCAAACTCGGTAGTTACAAGCTCAAAAGCCCTTTCCGGAGATAAAAACTCCTCTACCCTTGTTAAGTTAAGCTCAGGATTGATATCCATAAGCCTGTCACCTACTATTTTTACTTTTGGCTGCCCAACGGTTGAGTGCAGTGCCGGAAGCTGACGGTTAATATTTGTAATATCCACAACATCGCCATCTACTATGGTCATGTTGCCCACTCCTGCCCTGGCAAGAAATTCGGCAGCAAACGATCCTACTCCTCCAAGTCCCACAACCATTACTTTTGCATTCTTTAATCTATCAAGCCCTTCCTTTTTAAATAAGAGCTCTGCTCTCTCGGTCCATTCAGCCATTCTTAAAAACGGTTTTAAAATTATTGCTTACTATATTCCTTAATTCTTCTATACTAATATTTTTTGCGGCGGCTGCCTTTTCATATACCTGTTCCAGTCCTTCCTCGATGGTATCAGTCTCCATAAAGAACTTATCGTTAGGAACCGTTACAAATACCTGAGATAGCTCTGGATTTCTTAACAGATACTTGCCAAATGAAATGTAAAAGCCATTATCCAGTAATTGCCTGACTACCTGTGAATTTTTAGAAAACCCGTGAATAACCATCGGGACATCAACATTTAACCTCTTTTTGGTTTCTATCACTTCCTGATAAGCCGCCACACAGTGCAAAATTACGGGTTTTTGATGTTTTTTTGCTAATACTAACTGCTTTTCAAACACTTTCTGCTGCTCATCCATTGGCATTTCTATGCGTTTGTCCAGTCCGCATTCGCCAAGGGCAAGGCAGTTATCCATTGCCAAACGGGCATCAATTACCGTTAAATGCTCGTCCAGCTTATCTACATCTATATACCACGGATGTATACCTGTAGAAAAATAAGGCACATCAATATCCTCATACGGATAGCGGTTTACTACTTCCAGTATATTATCATTAGCGGTGTAGTTATGAGTGTGCAGGTTGTATAGCATTACTATTCTGGTTCGTGATTTATAACTTCTTTTATTATTGCATGAGAACCGAATTTACTTAAATAAATTTCAAAAATAATATTAGCACTTCCTTCCTGGTATTCCCTAAAAATATCAAGAAGCAGGATATCATCTTTTAAAGATACTTTAGCAATTTCATCCATCCAACCGTCATGACTATCATATGTAATGTAATCACTTACATAATAGTCATTCTTATTCTCTATGGGAATAAATTCCTCTTTTTCAAATTTTGAGTTGTACAATACCATTGGGCTTTCACTTCCACAAAAGGTAAGCCCTTCGTCATCAGAAACCCCTACTTTAAAATTCTTTGTTGGTATTATCTTAAACTGTACATCGTTAACAGTAAAAACAGTTTCCCTACTCATATCATACTCATACACATTCTTACCATATACCCATCCCTTTACATGTGGATGACTGACTTTTACAAAATTATGCAACTTGCAGTAATCATTATCTCCGGTAAGGTCATACCTATTCTTCGAAATACTGTCTGTACTTACAATCAAACCATACAAGCCTGCTGCTTTTCCGGTTTCCTTCAAGTTTTTGTTATATATATCTAGCTCCCCTTTCAGTATAAGTACTTTATTATTGTGCTGTAAAGGCTGTATATATTTAGGAACGTTTACCATTTCTTTTTCTTTCCCATTGGTTTCCTTAGACTCAGCTGCAATTGTATTTTCCCCAACAGTCATTAAATCTTCCTCCTTGGCTTCTTTACAGTTAACAAGCAGTAAGGAAAATAATAATAGTAAAATTTTTTGCATTAGTATTAAATTGATTTTAGCCTGTTTCTTGTCTTTTAAAAAGTCTCAAACACTTCTTACAAAGCTACGTCTTTAATCTATTTTTACTATAGGTGGTGTTACTGCATCTGGGTAGCCTTTTGAGTGGCATACCGCCCTGTAAGAGTCTCCTTTAACATCTGTAATCTCACAGTAAAGCGTATCAATTAGAATAGGTCCTATATCCCCTTTTACTACGTTAGGATTATAAAGCTTATAAGAACAATCTGAAGTCCATTCCAAATCAAACTCAACCATTACTCCATTGCCCCTGTCTTCTTCAATCTGTTTGTTTTTTTTACGTGTTATTATATACGCTTTACCATTTCCTTCGTCAAGAACAAAAGTTCCTTTTTTAAACTTTTCGCAGTCAGACGAGCCCATTAACAAGAGCATCCCTGTCAAAAAAAATATTTTATACATAATTAAATAAGTTGGTTTTAGATGATTATTATATACTGGTTATTCTATTTTGTCTCCGTTTGTATACTTACAAGAATGTCATATACTTTTTTTACGTTTGGAATACACTCAAAACTTGGAGGAAAATTCCTGGTGTTAAATATAGTCCTATTCCCAAATCTGCTTCTAAAGTCATCATAACCAAATAATACAGTACCCGAACCATTTTTATTTTCTCTAAATGTAATATGTGGTAAGACCTTAATGTTTAAAGACTTTACTTCCTTTTTAAAAATCCCCGACCTTATTAAAACCCTGCTCTCTGTAATGCCATAAATAGTATTCTTTCGGTTTTTAGCGTCGTATATAAATCGACCTATTATAAAATACAACCCCATAACAACAAAAAAGAGTCCGAAAATCGCAAAAACAGGAATACCATAATAAATGACCGTAAACTCCCAGAAAAGAGCAAAACCAAACCAAAAAATACTAAAAGGAATAACAAAAATATCAGATGTCCTGAAAATTACACCCTGTTTGGGTTCACCAACCCATAGCAAATGTTCATTAACGCCTAAGTGGCTTTTTAACTCATGCTGGATATCATTATGCATCATAAATTGTAAGGTGTTACTTAAATCAAAGTGCAATATAACTTTTTTAGCAATAAAAAAACTGACGCTATTATGCGCAGTTATATAGCATCTATTAAATTTTAAGTATT
Proteins encoded:
- a CDS encoding TatD family hydrolase; translation: MLYNLHTHNYTANDNILEVVNRYPYEDIDVPYFSTGIHPWYIDVDKLDEHLTVIDARLAMDNCLALGECGLDKRIEMPMDEQQKVFEKQLVLAKKHQKPVILHCVAAYQEVIETKKRLNVDVPMVIHGFSKNSQVVRQLLDNGFYISFGKYLLRNPELSQVFVTVPNDKFFMETDTIEEGLEQVYEKAAAAKNISIEELRNIVSNNFKTVFKNG
- a CDS encoding GyrI-like domain-containing protein; protein product: MKIVKYLFLLLLLAAVAGAVFIATQNGKYDVTQELIIKAPKNVVYSFVNDFKNWENSGILTRDTTAVYTFSDNTTGAGTYTNWKLDNKTGNVKTINSAVNDSIYQNAELNGLQSEVYWSFKDTLKEATKVTLRMKGQLTFMEKANAILKGGADEKASKLLTHSLNRINYILVNRINFFEIKVDEIVIRESAYYIGDSTTCKISEMPQKMAAMFPKLQEFVTSNNIATKGKPFTYFHTFDTDKGLTSFTVCIPLEDEMLISDGSEFKAGKINRFNALKTTLKGDYKHLKKAWDAAFKHIADNKLEENFEQPYLEVYTKGPADSKDPSQWVTDIYIPVGPALPEEVVIEVQDSTATVTAVAPTTNTTVRKPATVKKKPEVTPINAQPAAAQPTATLPKTAKKDTATAKKKEVEDTTTKP
- a CDS encoding COG3014 family protein — protein: MKATKNILLMPAKLALLLLLISFQSCSTYNTKTADIESDLFNGDFSNAIASIENNKFLNKDRNRLLYLLEKGKVEHLNGNYENSNALLEEAYIMIEDRMTKTNVGQAVSAKFTNPMAEPYKGEDFEKVTIHYYKALNYFQLGQPAEALVEAKRINIKLYELNEKYKENKNKYSEDAFSQILQGILYESTGDINNAFIAYRNAEEIYARNGDQFFGVPTPLQLKKDLMRTSKAMGFQEDYETYRKKFGFPEDPKPTPPAKTTKKGKGKSKPAPEPVAVAQPVAPVATGEAIVFWENGLGPAKDQIVITASGADGFFYGTYYDGATQEEIFIPIPVGFDIGSVNAIAIPKYRQRYSYYSRAAVEVGNEDVTFELAQDFYPIAKQCLKDRMLRETIDLVARFATKKAASAGLGALGKELFGDTAGDLMKLGGDIAGAATEKADTRNWQTLPATISYIRVPLQEGENKFLIKKQGPQGIDTDTLYIPYKKGLQIVNYFDLGRTQLLPPPGSAASQAVTKTDTQLSEARTSLLAAKSDKPADIPAKNSISIPAETTPLTPVKEGITVTTVVNNYVKAAGGEDKIKGIETMVMKTSSVSSYEGKTTTVTMVTKMDKTNNCSVKSFTDGQESFSMVVNNNGGYMVMGGSRTKLDKKTYDNVKNGRNFYQNFIIPLSDPNSKLEGITSINNQEAYAVSYKDATYGTKMTNYYCTKTGLIIASNAKIDNTSSTSYFTDYREVNGIMFPFKTTTATNGVSSEMVTTELLVNQGVYETDFQ
- a CDS encoding PH domain-containing protein gives rise to the protein MMHNDIQHELKSHLGVNEHLLWVGEPKQGVIFRTSDIFVIPFSIFWFGFALFWEFTVIYYGIPVFAIFGLFFVVMGLYFIIGRFIYDAKNRKNTIYGITESRVLIRSGIFKKEVKSLNIKVLPHITFRENKNGSGTVLFGYDDFRSRFGNRTIFNTRNFPPSFECIPNVKKVYDILVSIQTETK
- a CDS encoding penicillin-binding protein activator LpoB; amino-acid sequence: MKTSYKFILAFVLGITLTNCAPHVQRVSEDSVTDLSGRWNETDSRLTAEEITAELMSHSWYSTYASENGGKKPVIIVGMITNKSHEHIATETFSKDIEKEIINSGRMKLVQAGSMREEIRAERADQQNYASQSTMKKFGLENGADFMLQGTINSIVDQYSKEKTIYYQIDLELTNIQTNDKVWIGDKKIKKYLGNKKM
- a CDS encoding tRNA threonylcarbamoyladenosine dehydratase gives rise to the protein MAEWTERAELLFKKEGLDRLKNAKVMVVGLGGVGSFAAEFLARAGVGNMTIVDGDVVDITNINRQLPALHSTVGQPKVKIVGDRLMDINPELNLTRVEEFLSPERAFELVTTEFDYVLDCIDSITPKLNLILAAKRKKVKIISNMGAGGKYLASKVKVSDISKTEYCPLAKNIRKRLKKEGISKGVKVVFSTEEPDQSSLKMTDGSNFKKSFFGTNSWMPALFGLHAAETVVKHIIKH